One window of the Rufibacter radiotolerans genome contains the following:
- a CDS encoding L,D-transpeptidase family protein: MTFLVLSSCTKSGDKQKAKVAEAAAKQFPQQTDSVYVVQFTKRDPEYKKHLDLMKLFYRERQYRFAWFKDGALVPQAHKLVEVISKAHQEGLNPNDYAKKDLKAMFQKLETAKNDSTRHKLQEELDVTLTASYFNYASDFYKGTVDPRSLDNIEWEVKRNKIKLHKALQTILKERDSRYPYYEFEALHPGYIRLREALKQYRQAKQQGGWPKIENVQKPLKPGDSSQVVLALRARILGKNAPGSTSPVYDERLAAEVKNFQIRHGLKPDGVVGGETLKKMNVPVEERIDQIIINMERWRWVPKRFEDKYVLINIPEYMMHVMEKEKEIMSMKVVVGKEMNATPVFSDKLEYIVFYPYWNITPQILTEEIAPSQAQNPNYLAQNDMEVVKDLGNDKVEVLPTSSVDWYSVNEESKIRVRQRPGKKNPLGFVKFIFPNEHNVYLHDTPSDHLFNQTERGFSHGCIRIEKPFEFAQYLLKEQKQWNSSAINAAMHGGQEKYVNLTAKVPVYIVYFTAWVDANGAVHFRDDIYNHDRDLEMAYFR; encoded by the coding sequence ATGACGTTTCTGGTGCTCTCTTCCTGCACCAAGTCCGGCGACAAGCAGAAAGCCAAAGTGGCAGAGGCTGCCGCTAAGCAGTTTCCACAGCAGACGGATAGTGTGTACGTGGTACAGTTCACCAAAAGGGATCCCGAGTATAAAAAACACCTGGACCTCATGAAGCTTTTTTACCGGGAGCGCCAATACCGCTTCGCCTGGTTTAAAGACGGCGCCCTGGTACCTCAGGCCCACAAACTTGTGGAAGTGATCAGCAAGGCTCACCAGGAAGGCCTTAACCCCAATGACTACGCTAAAAAAGATTTGAAAGCCATGTTCCAGAAATTGGAAACGGCCAAGAATGATTCTACCCGCCACAAACTGCAGGAAGAACTGGACGTGACCCTTACCGCTTCTTATTTTAACTACGCCTCAGACTTTTACAAAGGAACCGTTGACCCCCGCAGCCTTGATAATATTGAGTGGGAGGTGAAAAGAAACAAAATAAAGCTGCATAAGGCTTTGCAGACCATTTTGAAGGAGCGCGACAGCCGCTACCCTTATTATGAGTTTGAGGCCCTTCACCCGGGCTACATCCGGTTACGGGAAGCTCTGAAGCAATACCGCCAGGCCAAGCAACAAGGTGGATGGCCTAAAATTGAAAACGTGCAAAAGCCCCTGAAACCGGGAGATTCCTCTCAGGTGGTATTGGCGCTAAGAGCCCGTATTCTAGGAAAAAACGCTCCGGGTTCCACCAGCCCCGTTTATGATGAGAGATTGGCCGCCGAGGTGAAAAACTTCCAGATACGGCACGGCCTGAAGCCTGACGGCGTGGTAGGAGGGGAGACCCTGAAGAAAATGAACGTACCCGTAGAGGAAAGAATTGACCAGATCATCATTAATATGGAGCGGTGGCGCTGGGTACCTAAGCGTTTTGAAGACAAGTACGTGCTTATTAATATACCGGAGTACATGATGCATGTCATGGAAAAAGAAAAGGAAATAATGAGCATGAAGGTGGTAGTAGGCAAGGAAATGAATGCTACTCCGGTGTTCAGTGATAAGCTGGAGTACATTGTTTTCTACCCTTACTGGAATATCACACCTCAGATTCTAACCGAGGAAATTGCTCCTTCTCAGGCCCAAAACCCGAATTACCTGGCCCAAAATGACATGGAAGTGGTCAAAGATTTAGGGAACGACAAGGTGGAGGTTTTACCTACCTCTTCCGTTGACTGGTACTCAGTTAATGAGGAATCTAAGATTAGGGTGAGACAACGCCCCGGTAAAAAGAACCCCTTAGGTTTCGTGAAATTCATTTTCCCAAATGAGCACAATGTGTATTTGCATGACACGCCTTCTGATCATTTATTCAACCAAACGGAAAGAGGGTTTAGTCACGGTTGTATTAGAATTGAAAAGCCCTTTGAATTTGCGCAGTATCTGTTGAAAGAACAGAAACAATGGAACTCCTCAGCCATTAATGCGGCCATGCACGGTGGGCAGGAAAAGTATGTTAATTTAACCGCTAAGGTGCCCGTATATATTGTCTATTTCACTGCTTGGGTAGATGCCAACGGAGCAGTACATTTCAGGGATGATATCTATAACCATGACCGCGATTTGGAAATGGCGTATTTTAGATAA
- a CDS encoding DUF3127 domain-containing protein translates to MSFDVQGRLHEIFDETQVSEKFKKREFVLEIPDGSYTQYAKFQLTQDKCGILDNYKTGDEVKVAFNLSGKPFTKNGTTMYFTNLQAWRVEHATAGAAQPQAGGGSYAQAPVKSSSFISDDMDNDLPF, encoded by the coding sequence ATGTCTTTTGATGTACAGGGAAGATTGCACGAAATCTTTGACGAAACCCAAGTGAGCGAAAAATTCAAGAAACGTGAATTTGTGCTGGAGATTCCAGACGGCTCGTATACGCAATACGCCAAGTTTCAGCTTACCCAAGACAAGTGCGGTATTCTTGACAACTATAAAACAGGCGATGAAGTAAAGGTGGCCTTTAACCTGAGCGGCAAGCCGTTCACCAAAAACGGCACCACTATGTATTTCACTAACCTGCAGGCCTGGAGAGTAGAGCATGCTACTGCCGGCGCGGCGCAGCCTCAGGCCGGTGGCGGTTCTTATGCCCAGGCTCCCGTGAAGTCCAGCTCCTTCATCAGCGATGACATGGACAACGACCTTCCTTTCTAA
- a CDS encoding YciE/YciF ferroxidase family protein gives MRLTSLNDLFIHQMRDLYNAEQQAIKAMPEMMERVSNPNLATAMQEHMMETQNQVKRLEQCFQILGVNGHGEKCMAMEGIIKEAKDFMRHEADPEVMDAGIIACAQRLEHYEIAGYGTACTYAKFLGHKDVLNLLQEILSEEKKADEKLTFIAETSVNMEAENHRIKR, from the coding sequence ATGAGATTAACATCCTTGAATGACCTGTTTATCCATCAAATGCGCGACCTCTACAATGCAGAACAACAAGCCATAAAAGCCATGCCTGAGATGATGGAGCGGGTTTCTAATCCTAACCTGGCCACCGCCATGCAAGAGCACATGATGGAAACCCAGAACCAGGTGAAGCGCCTGGAGCAGTGTTTCCAGATACTGGGCGTGAACGGCCACGGCGAAAAATGTATGGCCATGGAAGGGATTATCAAAGAAGCCAAAGACTTTATGAGGCATGAGGCAGACCCAGAGGTAATGGATGCCGGCATCATAGCCTGCGCCCAGCGTCTGGAGCATTATGAGATTGCCGGGTATGGCACCGCCTGTACTTATGCCAAGTTCCTGGGCCACAAAGACGTCCTGAACCTGCTTCAGGAAATCTTAAGCGAAGAAAAGAAAGCTGATGAAAAGCTGACCTTTATTGCCGAGACCTCTGTGAACATGGAGGCAGAAAACCATAGAATAAAAAGGTAA
- a CDS encoding acetyl-CoA carboxylase carboxyltransferase subunit alpha produces MLLDFEQPIASLEGKLAEMKKLASESQVDVSEAVQALEEKIKSLKKETYANLTRWQRVQLSRHIDRPYTLDYIKGITSSFIELHGDRNVKDDKAMVGGFGQIEGQTVMFIGQQKGRNTKERQYRNFGMANPEGYRKALRLMKLAEKFNKPIVTLIDTPGAFPGLEAEERGQGEAIARNLKEMFMLKVPVICIIIGEGASGGALGIGIGDRVFMLENTWYSVISPESCSSILWRSWNFKEQAAEALKLTAKDMLGNKLVDGIIKEPLGGAHVNPEKMMKLLQKKILSTLEELEAISPEDRIMQRIEKFSEMGVVEEE; encoded by the coding sequence ATGCTGTTAGATTTTGAACAACCCATCGCTTCCCTGGAAGGGAAACTAGCCGAAATGAAAAAATTGGCTTCTGAAAGTCAGGTAGACGTGAGTGAGGCGGTACAGGCACTGGAGGAAAAGATAAAGTCCCTCAAAAAGGAGACCTATGCCAACCTAACCCGCTGGCAGCGCGTGCAGCTGTCCCGCCACATAGACCGGCCGTATACCTTAGACTATATTAAAGGAATAACTTCTTCTTTTATAGAATTGCATGGTGACAGAAATGTAAAAGACGATAAAGCCATGGTGGGCGGTTTTGGCCAGATAGAAGGCCAGACCGTCATGTTCATAGGGCAGCAGAAAGGGCGTAATACCAAGGAGCGCCAGTACCGTAACTTCGGGATGGCCAACCCAGAGGGTTACCGCAAGGCCTTGCGCCTTATGAAGCTGGCTGAGAAATTCAACAAGCCCATTGTTACTCTTATTGATACCCCCGGCGCCTTCCCAGGCCTGGAGGCCGAAGAAAGAGGGCAAGGAGAAGCCATTGCGCGTAACCTGAAAGAGATGTTCATGCTCAAGGTACCCGTGATTTGTATTATTATAGGTGAAGGTGCTTCGGGTGGAGCCCTTGGTATTGGCATTGGCGACCGCGTGTTCATGCTGGAAAATACCTGGTACTCGGTGATCTCCCCGGAGTCCTGCTCTTCTATCTTATGGCGCAGCTGGAACTTCAAGGAGCAGGCTGCCGAGGCCCTGAAACTAACCGCCAAAGACATGCTGGGCAACAAGCTGGTAGACGGTATCATCAAGGAGCCCCTGGGCGGCGCGCACGTGAACCCAGAGAAAATGATGAAGCTGCTCCAGAAAAAGATTCTTTCTACTTTGGAAGAACTGGAAGCCATCTCTCCGGAAGACCGCATTATGCAACGCATAGAGAAGTTCAGTGAAATGGGCGTAGTAGAAGAGGAATAA
- a CDS encoding M1 family metallopeptidase: protein MDNFNMPLSPSSKDVHSFAHPAEARLHHVDWDLKVDFDSKKITGWGIYHLTHENAPEVIFDTHHLHITSVTLPGSEAKLAFSFTQEKPFLGQGLRIQLPAGADQVKIVFETTPASAALQWLEPEQTAGKHHPFLFTQSQAILARTWLPCQDSPSVRFTYTARVQVPAHLLPLMSAENPQQKNDQGVYLFKMEQPIPSYLLSLAVGDLIFAPVGERCGVYAEPSTLEAATYEFADTEKMLLAAEQLYGPYLWGRYDLLVLPPSFPFGGMENPRLTFATPTIIAGDRSLTSLVAHELAHSWSGNLVTNATWNDFWLNEGFTVYFERRIMEALYGHDYAEMLHTLGYQDLLNTLEELKDKPQDTCLKLNLENRNPDDGMNDIAYEKGNYFLRHLERLVGRERFDAFVNLYFSTFRFKSMDTASFEKFLEKELINGDEALPQKVNAHAWIYEPGLPAGTPVSEATLFQKTRQELKAWQAGTPAKNLNTSGWSTHEWLFFLSNLPKDLSLAQLQELDQAFGFTSSGNAEIQAEWFQHAIRHQYQAAYGALEAFLLRVGRRKFILPLYKALLKTEPGARLAREIYQKARRNYHTVSTASLDPLLQV, encoded by the coding sequence ATGGATAATTTTAACATGCCTCTTTCCCCTTCTTCTAAGGATGTCCACAGCTTTGCCCACCCTGCAGAGGCGCGGTTGCACCACGTGGACTGGGACCTGAAGGTTGATTTTGATAGTAAAAAAATTACAGGCTGGGGGATTTACCACCTTACCCATGAAAATGCCCCTGAGGTTATCTTTGACACCCACCACCTGCACATTACCAGCGTCACCCTGCCCGGCTCTGAGGCGAAACTTGCCTTCTCCTTTACTCAGGAGAAACCGTTTCTGGGCCAGGGCCTCCGCATTCAACTTCCTGCCGGAGCTGACCAGGTAAAAATAGTCTTTGAAACTACCCCAGCCTCTGCAGCGCTACAGTGGCTTGAGCCGGAACAGACGGCTGGCAAGCATCATCCCTTCCTTTTCACCCAGAGCCAGGCCATTCTGGCCCGCACCTGGTTGCCCTGCCAGGACAGCCCCAGCGTAAGATTTACGTACACGGCCCGCGTACAGGTCCCGGCGCACCTCCTGCCGCTCATGAGCGCCGAAAACCCGCAGCAGAAGAATGACCAAGGTGTCTACCTGTTTAAGATGGAGCAACCTATCCCCTCTTATCTGCTGTCTTTGGCGGTGGGCGACCTGATATTTGCCCCGGTAGGCGAACGCTGCGGGGTTTATGCCGAGCCTTCTACCCTGGAGGCTGCTACCTATGAGTTTGCTGACACCGAGAAGATGCTGTTGGCGGCAGAGCAATTGTACGGGCCCTACCTCTGGGGCCGCTATGACCTATTGGTGTTGCCACCCAGCTTCCCGTTTGGCGGCATGGAGAACCCCCGGCTTACATTTGCCACCCCAACCATTATTGCCGGAGACCGCTCCCTTACCAGCCTGGTGGCCCATGAACTGGCACACTCCTGGTCGGGGAACCTGGTCACCAACGCTACCTGGAATGATTTCTGGCTGAACGAAGGCTTCACGGTGTATTTTGAGCGCCGGATCATGGAGGCCCTCTACGGCCATGACTACGCAGAGATGCTCCACACCCTGGGGTACCAGGACCTGCTCAATACTCTGGAGGAACTCAAAGACAAACCCCAGGACACCTGCCTGAAACTCAACCTTGAAAACCGCAACCCCGACGATGGCATGAATGACATAGCCTATGAGAAAGGGAATTACTTTTTGCGGCACCTGGAGCGGCTGGTGGGGCGTGAGCGGTTTGATGCCTTTGTGAACCTTTACTTCAGCACCTTCCGGTTTAAATCTATGGACACGGCCAGTTTTGAGAAGTTTCTGGAAAAAGAGCTCATAAACGGAGATGAGGCCCTGCCCCAAAAGGTGAACGCCCACGCCTGGATCTATGAGCCCGGGCTTCCGGCCGGCACCCCTGTATCTGAGGCTACCCTGTTCCAGAAGACCAGGCAGGAATTGAAGGCCTGGCAAGCGGGCACCCCTGCCAAAAACCTGAACACCAGCGGCTGGAGCACCCATGAATGGCTCTTCTTCCTGAGCAACCTCCCTAAGGACCTTTCACTGGCGCAACTACAGGAACTGGACCAGGCTTTTGGCTTTACGTCCTCTGGCAATGCAGAAATCCAAGCAGAATGGTTTCAGCACGCCATCCGCCACCAATACCAAGCCGCTTATGGGGCCCTGGAGGCTTTCCTGCTGCGCGTAGGGCGCCGGAAATTCATTTTGCCCCTGTACAAAGCCCTCCTGAAAACCGAGCCCGGCGCCAGGCTGGCCCGGGAAATTTACCAGAAGGCCCGCCGCAATTACCACACCGTCTCCACGGCCAGCCTTGACCCCTTGCTTCAGGTCTGA
- a CDS encoding SDR family oxidoreductase, translating to MNKPPQNKVIVITGASSGIGKATAEALAQEGMQVVLICRNEAKGKKALEDIKRKVPGANLSLHLADLSSMQEVRKLASELQEAFPVIDVLINNAGLIPGHLELSEEGYEIGWATNHLAPFLLTNLLIDQLLAAEQGRVINVTSEAHRLGQIDFSHAGLPEQYSALTSYADSKLANVFFTYELARRTEFTNLTVNCLHPGVVASNFGQNSNFFIRNFFRLGRLFMKSPAAGAQGSVHLATSPYVSKLSGKYFKGKQLSNSSKDSQNAHVARRLWDISAEQTGFELS from the coding sequence ATGAACAAACCACCTCAAAACAAAGTAATTGTGATCACCGGCGCCAGCTCCGGCATAGGCAAAGCCACCGCCGAGGCCCTGGCCCAGGAGGGCATGCAGGTGGTGTTGATCTGCAGAAACGAAGCCAAAGGCAAAAAGGCTTTAGAAGACATTAAGAGAAAAGTACCCGGCGCCAACCTTTCCCTGCACCTGGCCGACCTTTCCTCTATGCAGGAGGTCAGAAAGCTGGCATCTGAGCTGCAGGAAGCCTTTCCGGTGATAGACGTGCTCATTAACAATGCGGGCCTGATACCCGGCCACCTGGAGCTTTCTGAGGAAGGCTATGAAATTGGCTGGGCCACCAACCACCTGGCTCCTTTCCTGCTCACCAATTTATTGATAGACCAGTTGCTGGCCGCCGAGCAGGGCCGGGTGATCAACGTGACCTCAGAGGCGCACCGCCTGGGCCAGATTGACTTTTCCCATGCCGGCCTGCCCGAACAGTACAGCGCCCTCACCTCTTATGCCGATTCTAAGCTGGCCAACGTGTTTTTCACCTATGAGTTGGCCCGCCGCACCGAGTTCACTAACCTCACGGTGAATTGCCTGCACCCCGGCGTCGTAGCCTCTAACTTTGGGCAAAACAGCAATTTCTTTATCCGGAACTTCTTCCGGCTGGGCAGGCTGTTCATGAAATCTCCGGCCGCGGGGGCCCAGGGGTCCGTTCACCTGGCTACCTCGCCGTACGTCTCTAAATTGAGCGGGAAATACTTTAAAGGCAAGCAACTGTCCAATTCTTCCAAAGACTCTCAGAACGCCCATGTTGCCCGCCGCCTCTGGGATATCAGTGCAGAGCAAACCGGCTTTGAGCTCTCCTAA
- a CDS encoding cyanophycinase: protein MTVFEQAPKGILIAVGGNEDKGTYPIRKKKYGLNFFELGILRRIIDEMGGQQARIEVITSASMIPEEIGALYLNAFQVLGCQQVNILDIREEEEAQLPENLDRLRKASGVMFTGGDQSRLFRIFSGTSFHQILQDRYQYEDNFVIAGTSAGAMAMSDVMIKGGSSPRSLLKNSVKLDRGLAFQKNVIFDSHFVKRGRFGRLMEAVATHPFKIGIGLGEDTGVLIRQGNVIETIGSNLVIVVDGHHIKHNNTPYAEPGTPLSIENLKVHVLAFGNHFDIKERKFCPGKVITSLKEK from the coding sequence ATGACCGTATTTGAGCAGGCTCCTAAGGGCATTCTCATCGCCGTGGGCGGAAACGAAGACAAAGGCACGTACCCTATCCGGAAAAAGAAGTACGGCCTTAATTTCTTTGAATTGGGCATTCTACGGCGAATCATTGATGAAATGGGCGGCCAGCAGGCCAGAATAGAGGTCATCACCTCCGCGTCTATGATTCCCGAGGAAATTGGGGCGCTGTACCTGAATGCCTTTCAGGTGCTGGGCTGCCAGCAGGTTAATATCCTGGACATTAGGGAAGAGGAAGAGGCGCAGTTACCAGAGAACCTGGACCGCCTCAGGAAGGCCAGCGGGGTCATGTTCACCGGCGGTGACCAATCCCGCCTCTTCCGGATCTTTTCGGGCACGTCCTTTCACCAGATCTTGCAGGACCGCTACCAGTACGAAGATAATTTTGTGATTGCCGGAACCAGCGCCGGGGCCATGGCCATGTCTGACGTCATGATAAAAGGAGGTAGCAGCCCCCGCTCCTTACTGAAAAACTCCGTGAAGCTGGACCGGGGCCTGGCCTTCCAGAAAAACGTCATCTTTGACTCACATTTTGTAAAGAGAGGGCGCTTTGGCCGATTGATGGAAGCGGTGGCCACCCACCCGTTTAAAATTGGGATTGGCCTGGGGGAAGACACCGGCGTTCTGATCAGGCAGGGTAACGTGATTGAGACCATTGGCTCCAACCTGGTGATTGTGGTAGACGGGCACCATATCAAACACAACAACACCCCCTACGCAGAGCCCGGCACGCCCCTCTCCATTGAAAACCTGAAAGTACACGTGTTGGCCTTCGGGAACCACTTTGACATTAAGGAGCGGAAGTTCTGCCCAGGAAAAGTAATTACCTCTTTAAAAGAAAAGTAA
- a CDS encoding patatin-like phospholipase family protein, translating into MYTVGLCLSGGAARGVAHLGVLQALTEIGVPITAISGVSSGAIAGAFFAAGFPPTEILRIISDLSVQRLFRPALHTGLLQTQPLHKLFEEYLGGTSFEELPIKLIISALDLVEGCTVYFSQGSLVEALKASSAVPILFKPLSHGNRLLVDGGILNNFPVECLKGECEKVIGVHVNPTHRKANIRNIRQVTERIFHLAILANVQQRLALCDLFLEPPLLKEYPVYALNKAQELYTIGYEHTLSLSTEIKALYLPNK; encoded by the coding sequence ATGTATACGGTAGGGCTTTGCTTGTCTGGCGGGGCAGCCCGCGGCGTGGCCCATTTAGGGGTACTGCAGGCCTTAACGGAAATAGGAGTGCCCATCACTGCCATTTCCGGGGTAAGCTCCGGAGCTATTGCCGGGGCTTTTTTCGCGGCCGGTTTCCCACCGACAGAAATCCTCAGGATCATCTCAGACCTTTCGGTGCAGCGGCTATTCAGGCCTGCGTTGCACACTGGCCTTCTGCAAACGCAGCCACTCCATAAACTCTTTGAAGAATACCTGGGCGGCACCTCTTTTGAGGAACTCCCTATTAAGCTCATCATCTCGGCCCTGGACCTGGTAGAGGGGTGCACTGTCTATTTTTCACAAGGCTCTCTGGTAGAAGCCTTGAAAGCATCGTCGGCGGTTCCCATTCTATTCAAACCGCTTTCCCATGGCAATAGGTTGCTGGTGGACGGCGGGATCCTGAACAACTTCCCGGTGGAATGCCTGAAGGGCGAGTGCGAAAAAGTTATAGGCGTGCACGTGAACCCCACGCACCGCAAAGCCAACATCAGAAACATCAGACAGGTCACGGAAAGGATCTTCCATCTGGCCATCTTAGCCAATGTGCAACAGCGACTTGCGCTCTGTGACCTCTTCCTGGAGCCACCCCTGCTGAAAGAATACCCGGTTTATGCCCTAAACAAAGCGCAGGAACTATATACTATCGGGTATGAACACACGTTATCCCTATCAACAGAAATAAAGGCACTGTATCTGCCAAATAAATAA
- a CDS encoding isoaspartyl peptidase/L-asparaginase family protein, whose amino-acid sequence METAEHFSLALHGGAGTITRAMLTPQMDQEYRAALQQALTAGYEILNGGGSALAAVETAVVVLEDNPLFNAGRGAVFNKHGKHEMDAAIMCGINLEAGAVTGVRNVRNPILLASHILYHSDHVFLSYPGAEEFARKQGLAFEPDDYFNTHQRFEQWQQLRDSDVFRLDHSHDKKFGTVGAVARDKAGNLAAATSTGGMTNKNYNRIGDTPIIGAGTYANNRTCAISCTGHGEYFIRNVVAYDISCLMEYKGLSLADASSLVVNGKLKEQGGEGGLVAVARNGEVAMPFNSEGMYRAAWVQGQAPVVAIYKD is encoded by the coding sequence ATGGAGACAGCAGAACATTTTTCATTGGCCCTGCACGGTGGGGCAGGCACCATTACCCGGGCCATGCTCACCCCGCAAATGGACCAGGAATACCGGGCGGCGCTGCAGCAGGCGCTTACGGCAGGCTATGAGATCCTGAACGGTGGAGGCAGCGCCCTGGCAGCCGTAGAGACCGCGGTGGTGGTGCTGGAAGATAACCCCTTGTTCAATGCCGGGCGGGGCGCCGTGTTCAACAAACATGGTAAACATGAAATGGATGCCGCCATCATGTGCGGGATCAACCTGGAGGCAGGGGCGGTCACAGGCGTCCGGAACGTGCGCAACCCCATCCTGCTGGCCAGCCACATTCTGTACCATTCAGACCACGTGTTTCTGAGTTACCCGGGCGCCGAGGAGTTTGCCCGCAAGCAGGGCCTGGCCTTTGAACCAGATGACTATTTCAATACCCACCAACGCTTTGAGCAATGGCAGCAGCTCCGGGACTCTGACGTGTTCAGGCTGGACCATTCCCATGACAAGAAATTCGGGACGGTGGGGGCCGTAGCCCGTGACAAGGCAGGCAATCTGGCTGCGGCTACCTCTACGGGCGGCATGACCAACAAAAACTACAACCGCATCGGCGACACGCCCATCATAGGGGCCGGCACCTACGCCAACAACCGCACCTGCGCCATTTCCTGCACCGGCCACGGCGAGTACTTTATCCGGAACGTTGTGGCCTATGATATTTCCTGCCTCATGGAGTACAAAGGCCTCTCGCTGGCAGACGCGTCTTCTTTGGTAGTGAATGGAAAGCTGAAGGAACAGGGAGGCGAGGGTGGCCTGGTGGCCGTAGCCAGGAACGGCGAAGTGGCCATGCCCTTCAACTCAGAAGGCATGTACCGGGCGGCTTGGGTGCAGGGCCAGGCACCGGTGGTGGCCATATATAAGGACTAA
- a CDS encoding MBL fold metallo-hydrolase, whose amino-acid sequence MNLYPINTGNFKLDGGAMFGVVPKTIWQRTNPADENNLCTWAMRCLLVEDGNRLVLIDTGIGDKQDAKFFSHYYLHGDNSLEKSLRAAGFDYADITDVFLTHLHFDHCGGSVKYGKDGSSLETVFPNANYWSNQDHWQWATVPNPREKASFLRENILPIQESGQLNFVPVGQEEFFPGFDLTYVDGHTDKMMLPRIQYKGRTVCFVADLLPSVGHLPLAYVMGYDTRPLLTLQEKEIFLNRAAEEQWVLFFEHDAQHECCTVKMTEKGVRVDQTFRFADL is encoded by the coding sequence TTGAATCTGTACCCAATCAATACCGGAAACTTTAAACTGGATGGTGGCGCCATGTTTGGCGTGGTGCCCAAAACCATCTGGCAACGGACCAATCCCGCAGACGAGAATAACCTCTGCACCTGGGCCATGCGCTGCCTTTTGGTTGAGGACGGTAACCGGCTGGTTTTAATTGACACCGGGATAGGGGACAAGCAAGACGCCAAATTCTTCAGCCATTATTACCTGCACGGAGATAACTCACTGGAGAAATCCTTGCGCGCCGCCGGCTTTGACTACGCAGATATCACAGACGTTTTCCTGACCCACCTGCACTTTGACCACTGCGGCGGATCTGTGAAATACGGCAAAGACGGTAGCTCTCTGGAAACGGTTTTCCCTAACGCCAACTACTGGAGCAACCAAGACCATTGGCAATGGGCCACCGTGCCTAACCCCCGGGAGAAAGCCAGTTTCCTACGGGAGAATATTTTACCTATCCAGGAAAGCGGCCAACTGAATTTTGTGCCCGTGGGCCAGGAAGAGTTCTTCCCGGGCTTTGACCTCACGTATGTAGATGGTCACACAGATAAAATGATGCTTCCCCGCATACAATATAAAGGCCGCACGGTTTGCTTTGTGGCAGATCTGTTGCCATCGGTGGGGCACTTGCCGTTGGCCTACGTGATGGGTTATGATACCCGCCCTTTGCTTACGCTGCAGGAGAAAGAGATTTTCCTGAACCGGGCGGCCGAGGAACAATGGGTGTTGTTTTTTGAGCATGATGCCCAGCATGAGTGCTGCACCGTGAAAATGACCGAGAAGGGTGTGCGGGTAGACCAAACCTTCCGCTTCGCTGACTTATAA
- a CDS encoding heme NO-binding domain-containing protein: MHGFIVLELEKFIMTQYGFTAWNAISKQANAAEISIDANQVYPDAMVFSLVNEAVAYTQTEPDTFLEKFGIALVPNLLKVYKAYIDPAWKTLDILEYTESTMHHTVRTNNPNVTPPVLEITRRSAKTMEIIYRSKRNIPQLGLGIIKGIAAHFGELPRLYITLTPCADEEAYRFDIELST, translated from the coding sequence ATGCACGGCTTTATAGTTCTGGAGTTAGAGAAATTTATCATGACCCAGTATGGCTTTACAGCCTGGAACGCCATTTCAAAACAGGCCAATGCGGCTGAGATCTCCATAGATGCCAACCAGGTTTATCCAGATGCTATGGTGTTTTCTTTAGTGAATGAGGCGGTAGCGTATACCCAAACGGAGCCTGACACCTTCCTGGAAAAGTTTGGAATTGCCTTGGTGCCCAACCTGCTCAAAGTGTATAAAGCCTATATTGACCCTGCCTGGAAAACGCTGGATATTCTGGAATACACTGAAAGCACCATGCACCACACGGTCCGGACCAATAACCCTAACGTAACGCCGCCCGTGCTGGAAATAACCCGCAGATCTGCCAAAACAATGGAGATCATTTACCGGTCAAAGCGCAATATCCCCCAACTGGGCTTGGGTATTATTAAAGGTATTGCCGCGCATTTTGGGGAATTACCCAGGCTTTATATTACCCTCACACCCTGCGCTGATGAAGAAGCTTATAGATTTGACATTGAACTTTCAACCTAA